In Candidatus Binataceae bacterium, a single window of DNA contains:
- a CDS encoding choice-of-anchor D domain-containing protein has translation MLTSGQSCTFGVRFRPTDLGTTLGQLTISDNAAKAPQIVALKGVAVPGALTFTPTSLGFGKVKVNTTGPAKKLTMTNATNAQAMIISVAPSAGFVTINDHCTGATLNPAQSCTVGVAFSPTGAAGVVKGDLTVTTDAEAQQVPLAGDATP, from the coding sequence CTGCTGACATCAGGACAGAGTTGTACGTTCGGCGTTCGCTTCCGGCCAACCGATCTCGGCACAACCCTCGGTCAACTGACGATCAGCGACAACGCCGCCAAGGCGCCGCAAATCGTCGCGCTCAAGGGTGTCGCCGTACCCGGCGCACTGACCTTTACCCCGACCTCGCTCGGCTTCGGCAAGGTCAAGGTCAACACGACCGGTCCGGCTAAAAAGTTGACGATGACCAATGCCACCAATGCGCAGGCGATGATAATCAGCGTCGCGCCGAGCGCCGGCTTCGTCACCATCAACGACCATTGCACCGGCGCGACGCTCAACCCGGCGCAAAGCTGCACGGTCGGCGTTGCGTTCAGTCCGACCGGAGCGGCGGGCGTGGTCAAGGGCGACCTAACCGTGACCACCGACGCCGAAGCCCAGCAGGTCCCGCTCGCCGGCGACGCGACGCCCTGA
- a CDS encoding SBBP repeat-containing protein produces the protein MDSSGDIYFGGVSASGGDYPLKDSVQAFGGSNDAVVSEILPGAGSTSLIFSTFLGGSADDVGQGFALDSQDNIHLSGATDSTDFPVVNALQTEFADGIASPDHNDAFVAEFGAGLIGQVTPASGGNFGSTTIVLNGAGFESGATATLKSGGSSVASGQFVKASADGATLRATFDLTSVAPGTYDVEVVNPDTTSFLAAHSFTVVAGGGAKLWANLVGRSLIRVGTPSTFNLAYGNTGLNDAYFARLWLTFPTANLSYQIGTTLTQPQITGNPIDVSAVPPDVKVGSQTIVPLIVPVVPAGGSGSIPIVFTAPILGTDIPLKTWINPAA, from the coding sequence TCCGCTCAAGGACTCGGTGCAGGCCTTCGGCGGCAGTAATGACGCCGTCGTGAGCGAGATCCTTCCTGGCGCAGGCAGCACCTCGCTCATATTCTCGACTTTTCTCGGCGGCAGCGCCGACGACGTCGGCCAGGGCTTTGCACTCGACAGCCAGGACAATATCCACCTAAGTGGCGCGACCGACTCGACCGACTTCCCGGTGGTCAACGCGCTGCAGACCGAGTTCGCCGACGGCATCGCCTCGCCCGATCATAATGACGCTTTCGTCGCGGAGTTTGGCGCCGGGCTGATAGGGCAGGTCACGCCCGCGAGCGGCGGCAATTTCGGCTCGACGACGATTGTCTTGAACGGTGCAGGCTTCGAGAGCGGCGCCACGGCAACGCTCAAATCGGGGGGCAGCTCGGTTGCGAGCGGCCAGTTCGTCAAGGCCTCGGCCGACGGCGCGACGCTGCGCGCAACCTTTGACCTGACCTCGGTAGCGCCCGGAACGTACGACGTTGAGGTCGTGAACCCGGACACAACGTCGTTCCTTGCCGCGCACTCGTTCACGGTCGTGGCGGGCGGCGGCGCCAAGCTGTGGGCGAATCTGGTCGGACGCTCGTTGATTCGGGTCGGCACGCCTTCGACATTCAACCTGGCGTACGGAAATACCGGGCTCAACGACGCTTACTTCGCCCGCCTCTGGCTGACATTTCCAACTGCCAACCTGAGCTACCAGATCGGCACGACTCTGACTCAACCGCAGATCACGGGCAACCCGATCGATGTCTCGGCGGTGCCGCCCGACGTCAAGGTCGGCAGCCAGACGATCGTGCCTCTGATCGTCCCGGTGGTGCCGGCCGGCGGCAGCGGATCGATTCCGATCGTTTTCACCGCGCCGATCCTCGGGACAGACATACCGCTCAAAACCTGGATCAACCCGGCAGCCTAG